From the Manis pentadactyla isolate mManPen7 chromosome 15, mManPen7.hap1, whole genome shotgun sequence genome, the window GGAGGCGCTCCTGGTGTGTGGACGGCCCCCTCCACCCTTGATGGACGGAGGGGAGAGGGTGCAACTTTACTCCATAAGCTCTAGCACAGGAACCCTCTGGGCATCTTTTGAAAAACCATGTGTTGTCATTAGCTGTTGGGGGTGACTGCTGTCCCCTCAATTCACATGCTGAGGTCTTGAGCCCCAAGTCCctcagaatgtggccttatttggcaACAGGGTCTTTACAGATGCTGTCCAGCTAAGAGGAGGTCATTAGGGTAGGTCCTCACCCAGCACGGCTGGCTTCCCTGGAAAAAGGGGAACAGTGGCCACGCAGACGGgtgcacagggagaagccagGTGGACACGGAGGCACAGGGGGGCTGGCGCTTCTAACACTCAGGAGCAGACAGGGTGGCAGGGtggcaggagctgggggaggcccCGGGCAGCCCCGGGCAGAACTGGCACCTGGGCCTCGGGCCTCAGGCCTCCAGAGCTGTTGGCCGCGCAGTGGGGGCTTTGTTAGGGCAGCCACCGCACAGACCCATGGACTAGGGGGCCCATTCCCAGCCGCGGCTCAGCCCATCTTGTCCCTTGAGGGGAGGCAGTGCCGCGGGCCTGGGACAGTCCCCACCGATGCTCCTACTGTCCTCTCACGTGGGGAGGAGGCGAGGGCTGAGCGGGGGCCCCTGCCCCTTGCCGCGTGGCTCCAGCCAGGGCCGGGCCAAAGCGCCTGACCCCGTACCGCGGCTGGGGCCGGCGTGGGGCTGCCGGCGGCCTCCCTGCAGAGCAGTGGAGTGGCCCCCCCAGTGTCAAGGACTCAGCCGGTCTCCTTCGGACTCGGGCCTCCGTCCTCGTTCCTGAGTGACACCCTCCAGGGTCCAGCCAGAGGCAGCCGAGACGCGGCCCAGCCAGGTGTGAGACACCCCGtggcctggaggcaggaagagGCCGGCCAACCCGGGGAGGAGCTGCCACCACACCTGCGAAGCTGGGTGGGGTCTGATGAGCCATTTTGGGAAGGGGTGGGTGCCTCAGCCAGGGTCAGATTCTGGGCCCCGGGAGGGGAGTGCTGTGGGGCCCCTGCACGCGCGCCCCCCACCGCCCGCTTCCTCCGGCCTtggcctcctcccttccctctgccGCCTCCCGGCCAGCAGGAGCTCACGCCCTGCTGCTAGTACTGCTCCCATTTCTGGTCTCTGCTCCCCTGGGTGCAGCGGCCCCCACCCCGTCTCCCGCCGGCCCTGCTCCTCGTTCCTGACGCGCCGCAGCTTGGTGCCCTGACCCCGGTCGGCCCTGCTCTGAGGGCACAAGGGCCCAGATTATCCAGGGCCCCTGCTGCCCCCTCAGCATCGTGGGGGACGGGTCCGGGTGCAGGGACCCTTTATCGGCCCACCAGCCCCACCCCTGTGCGCCCGAGTCCCAGCTGCTGGGTTCCCGAGGCCGCTCACCTCAGGGACAGCCCggtgaggaggggaggggggtgTGCTCGGACTCAGTCTACGTGGCCACACCCCGAACTGCAGGTGGGCACGGGAGTGTGGAGGTGGCTCTGCCTTGGGGGCAGACTGCTCAGATGCGTTTGCACAACTCAGGTCTGCCCGAGGGACCCGAGGGCAGCCTTGGCTTCACAGCAGGACCTGTCTGCGCGGGCAGTGTCCCCACAGTCCTCGGAATGGCGCTTCCCATTTTAGTGGAAGTCTTCCCTGGGGGAGCAGTCCTCTCCCCTAAGTGGGCCCAGCACTGGGGCCACCTCGTGAGCAGAACCAGCAGTGGGGACCGGTTGAAGTGGTTCAGTCTGTCTTTGAGGGGCATGCCAGCCCAGGGTCCCCCCAACCCTCCTCATTATAAGGGGAGGGGGTCCGGGAGATGTGGGCAGTGACGGAGGTGCGGttccagggctggggagggtcgCCGGGTGTGGAAGGGGCAGCCTTGCCTGGGAGGAGCAGGGGCACCACCAGCCCCCCGCAGGCAGGCAGGGGCCACTGATTTCTGGAgggcggagggagggagagagcccaAAGCTGAGAACTCCAGTCCTCCAAGTGTCTGCCAGGCCCCCGCCGCAGGGCTAATTCAGAGCCACAGGCCGCTGCATGTGAGATCACGACTGGCCCCCAGTCACCCCCCAGTCACCCCTCAGGACGTGGGTGCGCCCGGTCAGGACGGGCAGACCTGGGTGCTGTCACACTGCCTCCTGGCTCCGCTTGCCCTCTGGTGGCCGCTCCCATATTTGGGGGCCGCTCCCATATTTGGGGGTCAGCACTTCCCACACTTGACCCAGACAGGAATGGCAGGCCATGGGCTTCTCTGGGTCTGAAGAGCAGCAGGCGGCAGCAAGCTGGCGGGGGGCTAGGCCTGCCTCCCCAGGACACCAGGCAGCACCGGGCCACCAGGCGGGGTgccagctggtgcctgggggaggtcCTGTCCTCCGACCCGCACCAGCCCCGCTCAGGGGCCGGGGCAGCAGCCGGACTCTTCGTGCCTCAGCAGGAGGGACACGCGGGAGAAAGTCTTGGCGCAGCAGCTGCACTGGTATTTCCTGGTGCCAGAGTGCGTCTGCAGGTGCGCCCGGAGGTTGGAGCGGTCCGCGAAGGCCCTGCCGCACTGAGAGCAGGCATAGGGCTTCTCTCCTGGGGGAGAGGGCGGCCGAGTGAGCCAGCATCTGGGGTGGCCACGGAAAGCATCCCCAGGCTTGTGCCCCTGTTCATAAATGACCAGCCATGATCCCTGCCTCCAAATGCCCACTCAGAGTGCCCCCAGTGAGTCTACTGCATTCTATCGCCCTCCTGGGAGGCAAGTGACGGGGCCTTAGCACCTGCCACAGGAGGAAACACTAGGGCCCAGAGGCCATGCTCACACCCAAGGTTGGAGCCGCTCAGGGACGGGGCGGAGAGTCACACCCAGGCAGGGCTGCAGTATCTAAAGCCCTTCCTAAGAGGACAGCTGTGGCACAGGTCTTTGCTGGATCTACCTCCGTTGCTAGATGTTTCTCTCTTTGAGGCCCTTGGCTGGGGGGGCGTGAGCAGCTCTGGGAGCCTTCTGGCAGCTGTACCCACCCCCTGAAGGCCAGGGGCAGACACCAGCTGGGCTCCTGCAGGGTCCACCTCAAAGGCAGGCTGAAGCAGTGTGCCTAGTTCCAGCCTGCGCCCTGTGAGTCCTGCGAGAAGCAAGCCTGCAGCCCCCACTGTGGACACCCTAGCACGCTCCCCAGCAGGTCGGCCTCTGTGGGACCTCCTGCCCTCGTGGCTCCCCAGCCAAGAGCAGCGAGCCCCCGACAGTGTGATGGGCGCTCGGGGACATCGCAGGGATTTCCAGCCTGGTGAAAGGCCCCTGCAAACCCCTCTCCCCGACCTCCACCCTAGAGTGACTCAGAAGATTCTAGTCACGGAGCTGTGACTTGGGGATGAGGGAGGCTCCAATTACAGAAAGCGTGTGTTGCAACTGCGGCCCGCCACCCGGACCAGAGCCTGACTGCTGGAGCTCTGTCCTGGTGCCACTCTGTCTCTCCGCACTCCCTCCCTGCACGTCTGTCTCTGTGCTCTCTTTCATGGTGGGTTTGACAAAACACCAGACTCAAGGTGAAGGCCTGAGGGGGGTCCCATCCAGCCCCTGGCCACCCCTGGGCACAGCGGGCCGCTTCTGCTCTTTTTGGGCAGCAGCAATGACTCGACTGCACGGAGAGGCTGAAGTTCTAGTGAGCGGCCACACCTGTGTCCCTTCCATACCTGCTCCTCTCCATACCCTGGGGCCTGCTGGGTGTCTCTGCCCCTCAGACAGGCCGTGACCCTGGGGACCTCACCCCCAGGCCAGGCCTTTCtagctcctccccctcctcctgctccGGAATTCTGAAAGGCCATGAAAGGCCATGGAGTGTGAGAGGTCAAACCCCACTGAGGCCCCATGCATCCTGCACTTGGCCAGGTGTTAGGGGTTGAATTTTGCCCACCAAAATGATAGGTCCATGCCCTAAGCCTGTGAACCTGACCGTGTCTGGAAAATAGGAACTTTGTGGACAACATGTGGATAAGATGGGGTCAGACCTGCATCCAACATGACAGAGGCCCTCATAACCAGAGGGGAATTTGGGTCCAGACACACATGGTGCACAGGCCGTGTGAGGAGGAGGACAGAGACGGAGGGATGTGGCCATGAGCCAGGTGCCCTCCGggcccccaggagctgggagaggaggaggacCCGCCCCTGGAGCCTCCGGAGGGAACAGGGCCCCCCGCGCCTAGATCGCAGACTCCCGGCTCCAGGACCGGGAGAGAACATGTCTGATGGGTTGAGCCCCCTGGTTTATGCGGACTTGGGGGGCAGCCTCAGGACgctggggagcagagctgggggtGAGGGTCCCTCTGGCCTGTGACGtcgccccctcccctctcctagCCCGGGCCCCGCCCGCGCCGCGCGGACCATACCTGTGTGGGTGCGGATGTGGCCCCGCAGCAGCCAGGGTCTGGAGAAGGCCTTGCCGCAGATGGTGCAGAGGCAGGGCAGCGTGTGCGTGCGGATGTGCATCTTGAGGGCACCCAGGCTGGCGCACTCCTTGTCACAGAACTTGCAGGTGAAGCAGAGCTGGCAGGGCAGCTGCCGGTGCCTGGCCAGCCTGGCCAGCGAGTGATGGGCCTTGTGGCAGTGGAGGCACCGGGGGCACCCCGGGGCGCTGGGAGCCGGCTCGGCCCCGAGCAAGCTGTCTGGAGTCTGGTCCGCGTCTGGGGATGGAATCGGGGGCCACCGTGTGGGCAGAACCAGCAGCGGGGGCAGGCCGAGGTGTTTCAGTCTGTCTGTGAGGGGCACACTGGGGGCTAGGCCAGCCCTGAGGTCTGCCAGGCCGACTTCCAGGGGGCCCGGCCCAGCGAGGCCCCAAGCCTCCTCATCATGAGGCGGGGGCCGGGAAATGTGGGTGATGACAGAGGTGCGGTTCCAGGGCCAGGGAGGGTCGCCAGGTGTGGAAGGGGCATCTCTgtctgggaggaggaggggcaCCACCAGCCCCCAGCAGGCAGAACAGGCGCCATTGATTtctagagggagggag encodes:
- the SNAI3 gene encoding zinc finger protein SNAI3, whose protein sequence is MPRSFLVKTHPSHRVPDYGQLETQREINGACSACWGLVVPLLLPDRDAPSTPGDPPWPWNRTSVITHISRPPPHDEEAWGLAGPGPLEVGLADLRAGLAPSVPLTDRLKHLGLPPLLVLPTRWPPIPSPDADQTPDSLLGAEPAPSAPGCPRCLHCHKAHHSLARLARHRQLPCQLCFTCKFCDKECASLGALKMHIRTHTLPCLCTICGKAFSRPWLLRGHIRTHTGEKPYACSQCGRAFADRSNLRAHLQTHSGTRKYQCSCCAKTFSRVSLLLRHEESGCCPGP